TTTGCACTCATATTTCTCCTCTGCCTAGTGGTTAGCCACGTTTCATGCTCCATTACATCACTGCTCAGCTCATCAGGGGAAATGACATGCTATAACTCTCCCCTGCATCAAGCCAATCTCTGTGCATGAAAAACTAGTTTGCAGTTTATATATCTTGTAGTGTTGAGATTCATCTCCTGGTCCCCTGGCACCACCATTCCACTCTCCTACAACTCGGTCATTCTCTTTGGATGTTTCCCTAGTCCTAAATGGTAAAGTCTTTACAAAATGTCTTCACCAGACCCCTTAACCGAATACTGTTTTTTGCTCAAAGCATTAAAAAGTGACATAAAAACCAATAAAACCAACTGTGGGATTCCCACTAACTGAATGGGTGCTAGATCAAGATGTACGATGAAAAAATGTGGTATCTAGCTCTAAAAATATGAATCTTGTCCTTTGGTTAATGTCTGCAACAGAACTCAGCCTGAGCTATTCTGACATTATGCTGTGAAAAAGCATATAAATGTGGAATAGTTTCCTGGTAAAGTCTACCTGGCCTAGTCAGTAGGTAATCCATTACATCCCTTCTTCCCACCATTCTTATTAGTATCCAATTAAAAGGCTGCACAGGGTAACCTGCATGTCTGCTGCCAAAGCCATGTTGTTGCTCTGGTTTCCTGAATAGATCTCCCCACCTGctgcaattaatttttttccttttccttgctgaaTCAACACCACAGTCAAACAAACTACTGACCAGTCTAGTGACGTGCAACTTAAAAGGTGCAGCCCTACAGAAAGTTGTATTGCTTTTCCCTCTAGGACTTATAGAAACAatctgcaacaacaaaaaatatcagTGCTATTCTGAGGTATCATTATAGCAATGGATGAAGAACTATGGTGTCTGCTTCAAAACTACCTGGCAGTTCATTAATTCTGAGAAAGGAACCAATTCTCCTTTGCCTACAGTGTATCAGTAGAGTTTGCACAGATGATGAATGTAGCGCTGACAAGCTGTCaaagaaaatcacagctgtgtcacagaaaacacaattattttctgtaagtaaTTTCTGCCAGTGAGAAGGCTACCAGCAAACACAGGGACTACTGAGCTTTTCAGTCATTAGCAACTACAGGTAACCACAGCTGAGAACTCTGAGCCACTTAAATAGTCTGACAGAGCTGAGGGAAAACATCTCCTTCAGAACAAGTTTTCAGATACTTCCCATCTCCTCATATTTCTTAtcttctcttattttctctccATACCTCTAGAAACACATGTAATTCTTTCCATGACCAGTCATTCATACTTGACATTCAAGGGACTCTGGAAGTATCTTAGGGTATTTAGTAGTAGTTCAatgaaataacagcaacaacaaaaggcaGACAGCTGAGACCAGTAAGTCAGAAAATCAACATAGGTCATACATCTAATTGCTTTATAGTTCAACCACACAATAAAAGTTCTTAGGAATTACCTTAGAAAAGTCTTTGGAGGGAAGTGGAAGAAATGACTTCTTTCCAGATTTGGATGATTTTGTGGATGTTGGGGAATCTGCAGTCATATGCATAGATTTCAACTTATTAATGTTATCgagatattttttcctcaaggcTAACAAGTCCTGTAAGTACTTCAAGCAGTCCTGAGTCTTAGAGTACATCCACTCCCTGTCTTCCTCTTTTGACTGGCTGCAGGAGTCAATGCTGTTtgtacttttgcttttttttaatggttcaCTAACTTTTTCCTGCTCATCTCCGAGGACATACATAGAAGTGCTGCGGATCAATCTGACAGCAGAACCTGTGCCGTCCCAGTAAGGAATGTcatctgttgcattttttcGGTGGGAGTTTGGATGAAATATGGAATGGATCTTTTTAAACATAATGTGCTTCTTCGACCCTGTTacacttttctcttttagcTTCTTAATTTAACCCCAAATCTTGTAACCAGTAGCTGCAACCCTTGTCCTCATCTGACAAAGAGTTTTGCCACTTACTgtaatgaagacaaaaaacacctatttctgcttctgttgccTGCAGTCCAACACATTGTGAAGAGCGTGATCAAAGAGCAGACGCGTGTTCTCTATTCCATTTGCATCAGTGAAATAGCTCTGTTCTTTCCTCGGattaaaatacagcacaggAGGTCAGAGGTCATGCTTTGACCTTTCCTTTGGCTGGTCTCCATAAAAGATTATCATCAGCTGGAAATCCCCCCCTCAACTTTTCTCGGTCCCCCGCTGGTCGCCTCCTTCACCGCCGAGCTCCGCGGGCAGGCGGGTGCCTGGTGCTGGCCATGGTGCTGAAGTGCTTCTGCCGCCCTGTCAGCATCACAGATCCTTGCGAGGGAGCTTCTTCGGGACTGCTTCTTGCGATCAGTTTCTGCAAGGACAAAGTGCATAGGGATGGTTTCTACTGGGCAGAATTTAGATATCGCTCCGAGTTTCACCCTGTGGTAATCAGGAGATGGCTGCAGCTACCCGATACCACAGCACCAGTGGGAGCAAAGTGGATTCATATGTCAGGGTCTGTTACACTCAGTGCAAAGCTGCTCTGTGTAAGGaatgctgtaaaagaaaacactattaaaatactattttgtggttttgttttgctttttaaaaaagcagagagaaacatATACATTTATACTAGTTCTTTTCTTAGACTAATGGAAGAGCATGTGAACATGTAGAGTTTCTATTGACTGGAAGCTACAGAGAAATTGGCCGCTATCAGCATATTCAAGCATTGGTATCACTTGTGATTGTGTAACAACATGATGAATGTTTTAAAGATAAGTAGAGTGAATATGCTCATCTCACACCACCAAAACAATCAGCTCtttgaaaacaagcaggaaTGTCCAGATCTAATATATTCAGAATAGTTATTATAGTTTATGCTCCTCAAGCTTTGAATATCTGAGGAAATTTTGAAAGGCTGTGAATATCATCCTGCAGACTCTACTAAACAAACTTCCACTAATTATACTGGAAGTGTCAAATGAAGGTTTATGCAACCTAAGAGTCATAGGATCTCAAAAGGTTCTAATATGAATTTGCCACTGCTAGGTAATAAAGTTGATTTTATGCTAGTGTGGAATATTAGAACTAGGAAAAGAGATGTAACATCTCTGTAAAATCACGTCTGAAATTTTTTACATCAGAGAAAATATCTGATCATCAATAACAGCTTGATTTTCTATGTGGTCTTCTGATCTTTGGTTATAAGTATGATACAATACCAGTGAGCCTCAAAGAGACGCTCTAAGTAACCTTGAAGTCACTTCACCCAAAAAGTCTATGAGTCAAGAAAGTCAGTGGGAGCTCTAGGAATTATTGACAAAGACACTAATCAGTAAGAGTGATGGGAACTCCACAGAGCAACTGCTTATAGGATTACACATTGTCTCGCCATAGCAGACTGACTTCTGAGCTCAGCTGATCTTATGAAGAGACATAGGTcaaattcacacacacacacacacacaaaataaaggacaacaaaaaatccaacaggcttctgtttgtgaaaataaaaaagtaggTGCATCATACTCCATGAAGAGTAAACATGTATCATTATACGTGCTGCtttctaaacaaataaaaaataatacaaaatccATATGGGCCTTAGATACTCCTGTACTGTCTCAACAAAGCACTTAAAACATATACTGGCATCTCACTGATGTTAAAATAgataactaaataaaaataattaaaaaccaaacactttTAAGCCTTTAAGAGGTTTCTCGCTTTTAAGTGCATTAATTCACAATGTTTTAAAGAGCTTGCTGGTTCACATTCATTGTGCATCAACTTACACGCAGTTCTCATTGTTCACTGTGGTGTTAAAATAAGTTAAGATTAATAAATGCATGAGTCGGTGTAATACCTGCATTACAGAGTAGAATTTCATTTGATATATAATTGCTGCATTATATAGTAGAATTTCATTTGATGCAATGAAGGGACATTTACGATTATTTCtgacattaatattttattttgtgtactGGTTATGAGCAGTGCGAATACAATCTTCCTTTCCAATggtaaaaattaatattaatctgttttcttcagtgtctctACTGTAATTTAAATAGATCCCCAGAATTAGAAAGTTAAAGAGTAAAATTATAGATATCTTTAAAGGTAAAAAATGTCTCTAGTGTGTTTTGTGAGAAGAAGAATGCCCTACATCTTTTCAAGGTAATTTCCTATAGGGTAGTTTTCTTCAGACAGGCTTCCtgaatagtttttatttatttgtagtcAAACTCCAGTCTTCTTTTACCTGTAACTGCTCCCATTTAACTAAATAGCAGGGCAATTAGTATTTGACCTCCACAGATCACGGGTCTCTTCCCTTCTTACTGCTGGGGACAAAATAAGTTACTGTATCTAAGCCAGTCAGTGATTGTATGATACATACATCAGCTAGTATGGTTGAAGAAGAATATTTACTTTCATAATATTTCTGTCTGGCTTTGTATCTAATGGACTGATCTGAGTTCCATAGACCACTACTCATTAGCACACAAAACTTCCTTGATTATCTACACTCATAATGGCAGTTCCTGAGCCATCGTGACTGGGTAAGAAAATCCAACTAGAAAATACAGCTTATGTATTCTGATGTTAACTATATAGTTGAACACAAATGCATATGATCAAACGTGTATATAAATGCCGTTAGAATAGCTTGATCACATGAGTTAATGATTAATGGGTGGATTAAATTATAAAATCACACATCCTTAAGCTTTGTGGGGTTTTCTTTGCAATTACTTAATTGTCAAAATGTAAAGTTCTGAAACCAAAGATGGAAACCTTTGGCAACCTGTAGATGAACCTCCCCACCATTCCATTACACTTTattgctgtgcagcagatggcagcagaggggcagtctgatagaATGGCATTGGACATTGTGTGCACAAAGCAATGGTGTGGAATTGAgttcttccatgtggaaaagaaattgcacatattgacattcattgatgcctactgaatgtttatggagaccaaacagtagatatgagcacagtgagaaaGTGGGAggtgcgtttcagcagtgggtCACTTTCAGTGGTGCAGATATTGAGCGCAACATGTAGAGTCTTTTCCCCTgttggcaaaaatgcacagcttcGATCCCCACCCTTTGCTGGccacttccttctttcccttgaAGTTTTGTAAagacatgcaaaaaaaaaatatacatagtCTCCTAAGAATCTCTCATTtaagagaaatatgaaaaagaaagcaggaagtCTGAGGACACAGcactaaataaaaagaagtacattgctccaaaagcagtgcctcgtatttatttctgtggaaactgtGAAGGCAAAGGTCTGGAGTTCTGCCTCCTAAAAACTGATGTCAGCAAACACTCGATATCCTTCCTTGTTCAGGATGTTCCCATAAAATGGGAACTGAGAGCAATTTTGATGCcatgcatttgaaaaagaaaaaaaccaaaaccattaTTGCTTCTCTGAGCCATGAAATTGGACAAATCAGTTCCCTAAGAATTTTTCATTTGAGTCAATTTTCAGGTAAATGCAGTGAAGTCTAGATGTATTGCCCACGTCAGATTTAACTGTgatcttcttttttcaaggctatgCCTGAGTTATGCTAAAGCAACACTGACCTGCAAAACCAGCTGAGTCAGGAAAGCAAGTCTGCCCTCAGAGGATGAATACAATTTTGTAAGTCTGGAGCACCATCTTCCCAGCTAATCTAGATTTGAATATGTTATTTCCATTTGACTTAGATCCTGCATATTCTCCATGAATTTTTACTACGTGTGACATTTTCAATCACTGAAATAGGTTTTATTGCAGCATAAGCACTGATAGTAAGTAACCAAAGGAGTGATTACATTTGCATCAGGCATGGAAAGTTAAAGAAATGCCATAATTTTTGGACATCTAAATGAttagaaaaagattttgcaAATGAGGAATCagtctattattttatttcattgttataATTTAGCATACATTGGCTTTGCTCTTTGGAAATGCTTTGTGTACATCTTATGACAAAGCTATAAAAATCACTCTAGCAAAACTCCCCTTGACTATATCCGTATCTCTATAGCTGTTGCCTGGCAGCTTTTTCAGAGAGTGAAAGGTTACCAGGCTTACCCCCTTCTTTATCTAGCCTActtcttccctttgtttcctCAAACAACCCTACTGTCATTAAAAACTTTATCTGCGTGACAAGGTTTACAAGGAAACCTTGTCTTGTCTTCTGTCACACAGGGTCAAGGAACAGCCAGTTGTCCTGGCTTGTTTCATTGGAAGAATTTGTGTCCTTTTAGCATAAACATTGTTAGGACATTTCCAAGCATTGCTAGTCTTTGTTGAATTATTCTCTCAGCTCTTGAGTCTTTTGTTGCAGAGATGGCAAGAAGAATTGTGATGTCTAGCTAGTTGCCTGTCACATCTATCACCCACTGATAAAGTCTTTGACAGAGGAGGGCGATGAACAAACAATTAGGATTCCTTCAGGATGGCTCAATGAGGATGAATGCTGTAAGTGGCCATTCTTCAAATTCGTTTATATAGGGCAAACATTAAATGAACCGTCTGTCTTGACCTGCTTTTCATTCCAATTAAATTCTAGTGCACTATTATTGCTTCccacaaaagaaacacagagaaggaTTTAAGAAAAGAGGCAACATGGACTTCTTTGTAAATCACAGAGTTGCCAGACTGTGTCAGTCATCTCCAGGCAAGAACCACTCAGGATACCTAGAGGCTTTTTTGTAGGTACCCTTGGATTCCTGTTTCCCATTTCTAATTCCTCCCTCCTTTGCTAACACAAAAAAGCAGGGCAAAGGCTACTTAAACAGGGGCAGCTAAAAATGAGCAAGTTTGGCTGAGAGATATGAGAAAGGAAGACTTAGTGCAAGTGAGATCCTATATGAACACTAGGGAGACcagacagaaagagaataaatttGTCTTGAAATAGGTCCTTTTGAACATATCaactattttcttctcagatcaCAAACTCCATAGGGGGAAACACAGGATGGTTATTTCCTATGACTGTCAGGAGCAGTTTTGTAGCCTCCCCTTGAGTGCTCCTTGAAGGAGGAGAATTAAGATTCCATGACAGGTCAGAAAGTCACAAAGAGGGAATGTCCGGGTGGGCATCAATGCCAAAAAGGGCTCACACCCTAGCAAGATGTTTGCAGTAATCTGCAAAGCCAAATGATGCTTCCCAATCTAAGATACCCATGAAACTCTAAATATTTGCAACTGAACTTGCGTTGTGCTCAAAGAAACAGGGAAATGTATTCTTACACCCTGAAATCAGGAAGAACATGTGCCTTTGGCCTTAAGAAGAGCAAAATATAGTACATCAGATCATGGTAAGAGCTGGCAGCAAACAAAGGACACTGTATTTCTGGGTCAAAACACAGCTGTCGATGACTTCGTGGCAGATATTTTTCGCATCTGCTAGAACCAAGTAGATACAACTGGAACATCCACAAGAATATGCTAGAGTGAAAATGAACTGGAGTCTCTCATCCATAATTCTTCCCATATAGAGAGAAATCCAATTGTTTGAAAATACGAGGCAACAGGAACTGAGTTGATATTTGAGTTTAGTTCACTTCCACGCGCATTATAGACTTTAACAGTATGCAGAACACTATATTTTATAACACAAGAGTCAACACTTCTCATATTTTGCATAGAGGATATCATTATGGCTATTGATGTACTTATGAAATATGCCCTGAGATTCCTGCAGAGTATGCCTGGATTTGCACCCATGAATATCAAGAATTTGTCCTGCTGAGGCTGTTATTCTGTTTGGTAGGTGGCTTTTGTTGGAGGAGGATAAGGAGAGAAATAGCAGGCTAATATTGCAGAGGCAATTTCCTCAAGGTCAAACCCCTCTTCCTTTATAGAGTTCACTGCCTGGTGTGGAGCCGATAACATCATTATATTTTCCAATAAAGGCTCTATTTGTTCCATCTCTTTGGCATATCCTTGCAAAAGGGACTTTGAGACAGATTACAGTGTTAAACcacatgagagaaaaaagattatCAAGAGTTTTTGGAAGGATGACCTCAACCTCAacctggaaaacattttcttcctcactcCCAGTGACTGTTaattcttttcctgaaaatgaaATCCAACAATATAGGTAAACACGAAGAGAAGAGACTGCTGTGTGCCACACCTGAGGCAATGGGTCACACAACTTCTCCAGTATACCTAATCACCAATATTTCTTTAGAATGCCATGCCTgactttaaataaaagagaataatcCTGTGGCTACATTCCTTTCCTGCTTGAGCTACATCCCTCCTCCCAAATATCAGTGATGTTGTGGGCAGCCTGGTTGTTTTTTGAGTAGTCTCTCCTTCTGCTGCATTCTTCTACTGTATGCTGCCTGGTCTGTATGCTCATGGAGCATTCACAAGGACTTTAGCCGTCATCATTTTTTGTACCTTTAAGTTTTACCACTAGATGGAAGCCTTGGCCTCCAGAGATTCTCTGTGAGATTCGAAATTCCTGACCATTTAGTCATATATCCGAGTTTCCTGGTAAGCTGTTTATCTACACTGATTTAGATATTTAAGTAATAATGAGCTGAGCTTAGGCATTGCTGTAGTTCACCGACTGTTGCATGGAAGATATAAAAGTTGGTCAATAGCCAATATCAGTGAAATCAGTGGGATATATTTCTATTCCCGAGTGCCAAAGCGGATCCCAAAAACTCTACAGctttagaaaacagcaaattaatttcagtgttcTGACAGAGCAAACAGGAAACAGAGTTTGTAGAAAGAGTGCACCTCTacaagccatgggctgccagcttctctaGGAGAATGccatgggagacagtgtcaaaggctttgctgaagtctgggTGGAAAGCATCAAGTTTTTCCCTCAGCCACCAGGCAGATCACTCTATCATAGAATACCAGGCTGTTCAAACAGGACCTGCTTTTCACGAACCCGCACTGGCTGGGTCTGATTCCATGGTGATCCTGCACATCCTCCAGTTGTCCCACACAAGTGTATGTATCTATCTaaaattctccttttccctctgaATGTCTGAAATGCCAACTGGAATGATTGCCTGCAGATGACCCTCTGCCACTGCCTAAATTGTGATGGGCACTGTTTGATGGAATTCTTGTTAATATACACTAAAATTGACGACACAGGCTAGTCATTATTTCATGGTGCCATTGACCCATTTCATCCACCAGTACAAACACTGCTCTTAGGGTCAAGGCCCAGAGCTGACACAGACAAGCTAATTAAATGGTATACacacttttcttcttgtcaAGGAGTTTGTTCACACTAGTACAAGgttaggaaagaaaacttctgtatatttgttttcttcatagcatACCTGGGAATTTTACACTGCTATGTGCAAATGATTTGTATGTGAGAGCAAAACCTTTAATGGCCTTCACAGCTATCTCTTTTCTCTCAAAGTCTGCTTGGTTTCAGGTTTGTGCTCCCATTATTCTAGACGGCATTAATTCATTCTATTCCTTTCAGTCAACGTTTCACAGTCCTGCTTGGTTGTATTGGGTATCCTTCCTGTGAAATGAGGTAGGAAGGGGAAAATGCACAATAGCTGTGAAGCAATCCACTGTTATTGGCTACAGTAGTTACTACAAGAAGGGAAATCTCTCTTGCATGAGCTAGTCCACGTCATATACATGTATTTCTCGGTGGTACAGTCTACTTAATGTCTAAATGCAGCATGCTTGAACTTTAAAAAGACACAATAAAAGAATTACTTTTCCTGGAAAATTGCTTGTTTGGTTACCACAAGTAACACTGGAGATTATTGTAattgaaaggaacagaaaatctTGGTTTTGGGCATGGTTTTGTTGTGCATTTTGTTCCTATTTATTCCTTGCGGAGTTCACCATATGAGTTAGGATGTGGTCCTGCAACAGCTGGAGTTTCTGGCTAAGATCTCAACTTCAGCACTGAAGGACAATAGCCTGAACTAGTAACATTCAGattgcatttatattttatatggtAATGAAGAAGAATCTATAGCaaaatcaaaaataaagcaataaaaacacagattgGCAGGAATCATTGCTAATTGTACTAGCTTAAAATACTTTGAATTCATTTCCGAAACCAAACACATTTCAGATTGCCAGTGCCACTTTTAGAAGCGCCATCTAACatgagaaaagaagcagaagtctCATGGATAATGGTGTCAACGTGGAATGAAGGATAATGTCACAGTGTTTCATTGTTTTACCTTGTGGTACCGCTTGTGTTTATTGAATGGAAAACCACAAACAGCAGTTATGCACCATTCTGTAATATtaaccattttctgttttcgTGACTTGCAGACTCCTGTGATTTTGTCAGTGGGAAATTAACACAGCCTGGTATATGGAAACAGGCGAGAACTGCAATTTGATGTCTGAAATTTAAATTACTATTCAAGTTGAGTTTTATTCTAAACTATAATTACAACACAGTCATGTGAACATTCATTTTCCTGGCcaaaatgctaaaatattttcttccactaATGAGCCAGCTGCTGTCTAAAGATATTCGCTATATTCAGTATATTCACAATCAGTTTCTTGACTGTTTACCAATAAAGGTTGCACAATGTAAACTTTTTAGATTGCTTGATTTTTACATAGTTTAATATACTTGTACCAGTCAGAGATATAACTCAAAGGCTGAGAAACTTGCACTAGTTCCAACGTCTGATACAATTAGGTTAATGGCATGAAGCCACTGGAGTGTGGAGATGCAGGCAGACTGCTCTGTGCCCAGGAGCCAGAGCCAGGATCGTATTTGTCCTTGCTgtcaaagagaagagaagggcaGTGACAACAATGGCTGGAGGCGtctttctggaaataaaaactgtCAGTCTCCCCTCGCTTTCTCATGCCCATGGGCAGCTGTCCTACAAAGTACTCCCATTTCCTAGAAATTACagcaggggaaggggaaggggaaggggaaggggaaggggaaggggaaggggaagggaagggaaaaaatgaattcagataAACACAATAGCATCTCATCACTCAAAACCTGGCTTCTTTGCAGCTCTTTCCTGTCTGCCCCAGCCACCCTGCTGGAATAGATCAGTGACCTGTCATGATCAATAAAAAGTCACATACTAATAGCATGCAGACTCACAAATCAACATCTCATCAAACAGCTTCTGGTCATTACAGTGTATGTCTTAATAATGACATTTTCAAGATCCTGAGGCATGAAGCCAGCCTTGCAAGTCAGTAACGGGGCTATTGATTTTACCATCTCAAAGCAGTGAAATTAGGTGTTTAAGACATCAGTTACTGACAAAATAAAGTTCAGTAGTGTAGGTGGAAGAGAGCAGAGTCCTCTTGTGCTGATTCAGAGGACCTATTTCTCTTCACTGACTGTGAAGGGAGTCCAGAGGGACAAGTTACTTAGTCTGGGCATCTAAACTCAGCAACCAAACCACTTGCCTACAAATCTCCAAAAACCTCTGTTATGTGGAACGCCAGAGTGGTCTCCTGGAGCACAGCCACGGTCCTGTGGTAACGTATCTACAGTGTGTGCAGGGCAGCATGGGGAGACAGATGGACAAAGCAGACAGGCAACATGTGGGTAAGGGACAGCTTTACTGGAGCAGCTTTAGTGAGATGTAAGAGCTACTCCAAGTGCCTTTCTTTACTGtgtggaaatagaaaagaattcCAAGCTGGAACTGAAGAACAGCCCTAAAAGTAGTTCAAAAAGCAATGGAATGAATTTCATGGGAAGGTTTCCTCTTATAATCAGATCTGTACAAATATTGAGAAAAGCAAATAGCAATGCCTTTCGATTACAGACTAAATAAATGCTCTGCCACAGAGGATGCTGTTGAAAGTAGAGCTTTTGCTTAGCAGATAAAGTAATCAGATTACCATCAGGATTCATTGCCTTTTAGTTCTACTAGCATACGCAAAATAACAGTCGATGTTCTTCCAGTATTTCATATCATCACAGCACTGTGTAAACATGATCTAGTCATAAATACCCCTACAAACCCCAGTAGCTTCTCAGTGTCCCAGAAAGGCTGCCTTTGTCCAGACATCTGCTGTGTTCCCCTCCTTCTGCCCCCCTGCAGGGTGTCTAGATATGGCTGTGGTCTCCTATCACTCACACTGGAAGAGGAACCTAAAGCAGATGAATTGCTGTAATTATCAGACTATAAACCACTAGTATTTTTTGTGGGCTGG
The Coturnix japonica isolate 7356 chromosome 1, Coturnix japonica 2.1, whole genome shotgun sequence DNA segment above includes these coding regions:
- the C1H13orf42 gene encoding uncharacterized protein C13orf42 homolog — translated: MFKKIHSIFHPNSHRKNATDDIPYWDGTGSAVRLIRSTSMYVLGDEQEKVSEPLKKSKSTNSIDSCSQSKEEDREWMYSKTQDCLKYLQDLLALRKKYLDNINKLKSMHMTADSPTSTKSSKSGKKSFLPLPSKDFSKTSMDRRKVSQPSSDVREAIAFFDSIIADLDSERCRRAPDTDLLNADVDFAVATSTSEHSLHSNWILRAPRRYSEDAAQTAKAANQSQKNSQRRTTGSRKRLERHPMYLPKAVEGAYNTLKFKPKTRKKEH